A section of the Spirosoma pollinicola genome encodes:
- a CDS encoding TetR/AcrR family transcriptional regulator encodes METIERKPRSREQTRSGIINTAKSIARREGWQAVSIRKIADAIEYSAPIVYEYFGSKDILLDEVRNEGFRHLYMEYERILKLYRDPEKRLYEISLVQWEFARHQPEIYQVMFNLDGAYCTMPVYQSETMQAVSRIVREAIFSFIPKAEESIKKLYFQWWSVSHGTIMLAMLLKDEQSLDQSEQIYRETMRRFVRDLR; translated from the coding sequence ATGGAAACTATCGAACGCAAGCCACGTAGTCGAGAGCAAACCCGTTCTGGTATCATTAACACGGCCAAGTCTATTGCCCGCCGGGAAGGCTGGCAGGCCGTTTCAATACGTAAAATAGCTGATGCCATTGAGTATAGTGCGCCAATAGTTTATGAATACTTCGGTAGTAAGGATATCTTGTTAGATGAAGTTCGGAATGAGGGCTTCCGACATCTGTACATGGAATATGAGCGCATCCTGAAATTGTACCGCGACCCCGAAAAGCGGCTTTATGAAATTTCCCTGGTTCAATGGGAGTTTGCCCGGCATCAGCCGGAGATTTATCAGGTGATGTTTAATTTGGACGGGGCTTATTGCACCATGCCCGTTTACCAGTCCGAAACGATGCAGGCCGTAAGCCGCATTGTGCGCGAAGCCATTTTCTCCTTTATTCCAAAAGCGGAGGAGAGCATCAAGAAACTTTATTTTCAATGGTGGTCGGTATCGCACGGCACAATTATGCTGGCTATGCTTCTCAAAGACGAGCAATCACTCGACCAATCCGAACAAATCTACCGGGAAACAATGCGCCGTTTTGTAAGGGATT